From a single Planococcus shenhongbingii genomic region:
- the rpoD gene encoding RNA polymerase sigma factor RpoD has product MAEKSERQNEVEASNVSLSSEGPEVTVEEAKRLLIEAGKKTGELNYEQIADKLAVFEMESDQVEEFIDQLEGHGIELERKSDDEEHLERLMKPTEEKFDLNDLSVPPGVKINDPVRMYLKEIGRVDLLKAEEEVRLAKLIEKGDEEAKKRLAEANLRLVVSIAKRYVGRGMLFLDLIQEGNMGLIKAVEKFDYSKGFKFSTYATWWIRQAITRAIADQARTIRIPVHMVETINKLIRVQRQLLQDLGREPSPEEIGEEMDLLPEKVREILKIAQEPVSLETPIGEEDDSHLGDFIEDSDAQSPSDHAAYELLKEQLEDVLDTLTDREENVLRLRFGLDDGRTRTLEEVGKVFGVTRERIRQIEAKALRKLRHPSRSKRLKDFLE; this is encoded by the coding sequence ATGGCTGAGAAATCAGAACGCCAAAACGAAGTTGAAGCAAGCAATGTTTCATTAAGTTCAGAAGGTCCAGAAGTAACGGTTGAAGAAGCAAAGCGCCTATTGATAGAAGCAGGTAAAAAAACCGGTGAACTTAACTATGAGCAGATAGCCGATAAATTAGCGGTTTTTGAAATGGAATCTGATCAAGTAGAGGAATTTATTGATCAACTGGAAGGCCATGGCATTGAACTTGAAAGAAAATCAGATGACGAAGAGCATTTGGAACGCCTGATGAAGCCTACCGAAGAGAAGTTTGACTTAAATGACTTGAGTGTTCCGCCGGGCGTTAAAATCAACGATCCGGTCCGCATGTACTTGAAGGAAATTGGCCGCGTGGACCTTCTGAAAGCGGAAGAAGAAGTCCGCTTGGCGAAGCTGATTGAAAAAGGCGATGAAGAAGCGAAAAAACGCCTGGCAGAAGCTAACTTGCGTCTGGTTGTCAGTATTGCGAAACGTTATGTTGGGCGCGGCATGCTGTTCCTTGACTTGATCCAGGAAGGCAATATGGGCTTGATCAAAGCTGTTGAGAAATTCGATTACTCTAAAGGGTTTAAATTCAGTACGTATGCCACTTGGTGGATTCGCCAGGCGATTACACGTGCCATTGCCGACCAGGCACGGACAATCCGTATTCCCGTGCATATGGTCGAAACCATTAACAAATTGATCCGTGTCCAGCGCCAATTACTGCAGGACTTAGGACGTGAACCTTCTCCGGAAGAAATCGGCGAAGAAATGGATTTATTGCCTGAAAAAGTTCGTGAAATCTTGAAAATAGCCCAAGAACCGGTATCTTTGGAAACTCCGATCGGGGAAGAAGACGATTCACATCTTGGAGATTTTATCGAAGACTCGGATGCGCAATCACCATCTGACCATGCTGCCTACGAATTATTGAAAGAACAGCTTGAAGATGTGCTGGATACTCTGACAGACCGGGAAGAAAACGTGCTTCGTCTGCGTTTCGGCCTGGATGACGGACGGACGCGTACGCTTGAAGAAGTGGGGAAAGTATTTGGAGTGACCCGTGAACGGATTCGCCAAATTGAAGCTAAAGCGCTGCGCAAGCTTCGCCATCCTTCACGCAGCAAACGTTTGAAAGACTTTTTAGAATAA
- a CDS encoding acyl-CoA dehydrogenase has protein sequence MNFDLTQEQQMIKKTIKEFADKVVAPGAIHRDRTNEFPKEIFKQLSDMGMMGLPFDEKYGGAGADTTSFAIVTEELSRACASTGITYSAHISLGGAPLNLFGTEEQKEKYLKPICTGESFGAFGLTEPNAGSDAGGTETRAIEDGDDWVINGSKVYITNASYAKHLAITAITGIENGKKEISAIIVPTDAEGFTIIDNYEKMGLHASNTTELVLENVRVPKENLLGKRGEGFKQFLVTLDGGRIGIAAMAVGIAQAAYNKALNYSKERKQFGKPLSEFQVTQFKLADMALKIELARNMVYKAAWLKDQGRLFTKEASMAKLYASEISMEVADEAIQIHGGYGYMKEYEVERYMRDAKLLEIGEGTSEIQRMVIARQIGC, from the coding sequence ATGAATTTTGACTTGACGCAAGAACAGCAAATGATTAAAAAGACGATTAAGGAATTCGCCGATAAGGTTGTTGCTCCTGGAGCGATCCACCGCGATCGGACAAATGAATTTCCGAAAGAAATTTTCAAGCAGCTTTCCGACATGGGGATGATGGGATTGCCGTTTGATGAAAAGTATGGCGGTGCCGGAGCGGATACTACCAGTTTCGCCATCGTCACCGAAGAATTGAGCCGCGCTTGCGCTTCGACAGGCATCACGTATTCAGCGCATATATCGCTTGGCGGAGCACCGCTGAATTTATTCGGGACAGAAGAACAGAAAGAAAAATATTTAAAGCCGATTTGTACCGGTGAATCGTTTGGAGCTTTTGGATTGACGGAACCGAATGCAGGATCGGATGCCGGCGGCACGGAAACCCGTGCAATTGAAGACGGCGATGACTGGGTCATTAATGGCTCGAAAGTATATATTACGAATGCCAGCTATGCGAAGCATTTGGCCATCACGGCTATCACTGGAATCGAAAACGGCAAAAAAGAAATCAGCGCCATTATCGTTCCGACAGATGCTGAAGGATTCACCATTATTGATAATTACGAGAAAATGGGCCTTCATGCATCCAATACGACTGAATTGGTGCTTGAGAATGTCCGCGTGCCAAAAGAAAACCTTCTAGGGAAGCGTGGAGAAGGCTTCAAGCAGTTCTTGGTGACATTGGATGGCGGGCGCATTGGCATCGCTGCAATGGCAGTAGGAATCGCTCAGGCGGCATATAATAAAGCATTGAATTATTCTAAAGAACGCAAGCAGTTCGGCAAGCCGTTATCTGAATTCCAGGTGACGCAGTTCAAATTGGCTGATATGGCTTTGAAAATCGAATTGGCCCGCAATATGGTATACAAAGCGGCATGGCTGAAAGACCAAGGCCGGCTGTTCACTAAAGAAGCCTCAATGGCAAAACTGTATGCTTCTGAGATTTCAATGGAAGTGGCGGATGAGGCCATTCAGATCCACGGCGGATATGGCTATATGAAAGAATACGAAGTGGAACGCTATATGCGGGATGCGAAACTGCTTGAAATTGGCGAAGGCACGTCAGAAATACAGCGAATGGTCATCGCTCGCCAAATCGGCTGTTAA
- the cccA gene encoding cytochrome c550 encodes MQKNAIVPYILIMAFGIGLIFFLSLEGVNNEAEIAEENAEEEGAGGEAQGEDGGSTESAEFDPEAQAQQSCVSCHGSSYEGGVGPSLVDTDMDQAALEDIIANGKGAMPGGLVEGENIPAMAEWILSLE; translated from the coding sequence ATGCAAAAAAATGCAATTGTACCTTATATCTTAATCATGGCGTTCGGTATTGGTCTGATTTTCTTCTTATCATTAGAAGGCGTCAATAACGAAGCTGAAATTGCTGAAGAGAATGCAGAAGAAGAAGGCGCAGGCGGAGAAGCACAAGGCGAAGACGGTGGCAGCACTGAATCAGCTGAGTTCGATCCTGAAGCGCAAGCACAGCAGAGCTGTGTATCATGCCACGGTTCAAGCTATGAAGGCGGAGTAGGTCCATCATTAGTTGATACAGACATGGATCAAGCAGCACTTGAAGATATTATTGCAAATGGTAAAGGCGCAATGCCAGGTGGTCTTGTTGAAGGCGAGAACATCCCAGCAATGGCTGAGTGGATACTTTCGCTCGAATAG
- a CDS encoding tRNA (adenine(22)-N(1))-methyltransferase: MNAQQLSIRLARVASHVPKNSVVADIGSDHAYLPCYLVSQGLAERAVAGEVVKGPYESAKKQVIQEQLEDKIAVRLASGLEAIHQEDGITAVTIAGMGGPLIVSILDQGKDRLAGIERLILQPNVHALAIREWAAANQWTVIEEEIIKENNKIYEIIVLEPSNQPVTFTPAELLMGPVLMKEGSEAFREKWQRESTQWKNIIASIESTEQTLEIVEKKHELVSKIQLVEEVLNRENS; the protein is encoded by the coding sequence ATGAATGCTCAACAATTATCAATTCGGCTGGCACGGGTAGCAAGCCATGTACCCAAAAATTCGGTGGTTGCCGATATTGGCAGTGATCATGCGTATCTGCCATGTTACCTGGTTTCGCAAGGCCTGGCTGAAAGGGCTGTCGCCGGGGAAGTCGTAAAAGGCCCATATGAATCAGCAAAAAAACAGGTTATCCAGGAACAGCTGGAAGATAAAATTGCCGTCCGGCTGGCAAGCGGCTTAGAAGCGATCCATCAAGAAGACGGAATAACCGCAGTAACCATTGCCGGCATGGGCGGCCCTTTGATTGTCTCCATTCTGGATCAGGGAAAAGACCGCTTGGCGGGAATCGAGCGATTGATACTCCAGCCTAATGTGCATGCCTTGGCGATCCGGGAGTGGGCAGCAGCCAACCAATGGACGGTTATTGAAGAAGAAATCATCAAAGAGAATAATAAAATATACGAAATTATCGTGCTCGAGCCAAGCAATCAGCCCGTAACATTTACGCCAGCTGAACTGCTGATGGGGCCAGTACTCATGAAAGAAGGGTCCGAAGCTTTCCGGGAAAAATGGCAAAGAGAAAGTACACAATGGAAGAATATTATCGCGTCGATAGAATCGACCGAGCAGACGCTTGAAATAGTGGAAAAGAAACATGAATTAGTGAGTAAAATCCAACTGGTTGAAGAGGTGCTGAATCGTGAAAATTCCTAA
- a CDS encoding Nif3-like dinuclear metal center hexameric protein has product MKIPNGQQIIEEFEKWSPKFLAMEGDPIGLHVGTLNKKVERVLVTLDVNEQVVDEAIEKGAGLIIAHHPPIYRPMKNLQTDFPQGRMIEKLIKHDIAVYAAHTNLDVAKGGVNDLLAEALGLAETKVLVPTYEAELVKIAVFVPESHEEQVREALGKAGAGAIGDYDFCSYTLSGTGRFRPTDAAEPYIGEAGKMEVTAESKIEVVIRKYEKDRAIKAMIAAHPYEEVAYDVFTLENKEEAMGLGRVGTLPEEMSLEEFTEFVKERLDVPAARVVGDLSKKVRKVAVLGGDGNKYIQAAKRSGADVYVTGDLYFHVAQDAEAMDLAVVDPGHHVEKVMIKGVVNHMSNQQNWQCEFLPSEVHTEPFRFK; this is encoded by the coding sequence GTGAAAATTCCTAATGGGCAGCAAATCATCGAAGAGTTTGAAAAATGGTCACCGAAGTTCCTGGCGATGGAAGGCGACCCCATCGGCTTGCATGTCGGGACGCTGAACAAAAAAGTGGAACGGGTTCTCGTCACGCTGGACGTCAATGAACAAGTGGTGGATGAGGCGATTGAAAAAGGCGCTGGGTTGATCATTGCCCATCATCCGCCGATTTACCGTCCGATGAAAAACCTGCAGACGGATTTTCCGCAGGGGCGCATGATCGAAAAACTGATCAAGCATGATATTGCGGTATATGCTGCCCATACCAATCTGGATGTCGCGAAAGGCGGCGTCAATGATTTATTGGCAGAGGCGCTCGGCCTTGCAGAAACCAAAGTGCTGGTCCCTACATACGAAGCGGAACTGGTTAAAATCGCGGTATTTGTGCCGGAAAGCCATGAAGAACAAGTGCGCGAAGCGCTTGGAAAAGCTGGCGCAGGAGCCATCGGGGACTATGATTTCTGCAGCTATACATTGTCTGGCACCGGCAGATTCCGTCCGACCGATGCCGCCGAACCGTATATCGGCGAAGCAGGCAAGATGGAAGTCACGGCAGAATCGAAAATTGAAGTGGTCATCCGAAAATACGAGAAAGACCGTGCCATTAAAGCGATGATTGCCGCTCATCCATACGAAGAAGTGGCTTATGATGTGTTTACGCTAGAGAACAAAGAAGAAGCGATGGGCCTCGGGCGCGTCGGGACGTTGCCGGAAGAAATGAGCTTGGAAGAGTTTACGGAGTTCGTAAAAGAACGGCTCGATGTCCCGGCTGCACGCGTTGTCGGGGATCTTTCCAAAAAGGTCCGGAAAGTGGCAGTCCTTGGAGGCGATGGCAATAAATACATTCAGGCAGCCAAACGTTCTGGTGCAGATGTCTATGTAACAGGCGATTTGTATTTCCATGTAGCACAAGACGCGGAAGCGATGGATCTGGCAGTCGTTGATCCTGGTCATCATGTTGAAAAAGTCATGATCAAAGGCGTCGTCAATCATATGTCGAACCAGCAGAACTGGCAATGTGAATTCTTGCCTTCGGAAGTGCATACAGAGCCTTTTCGGTTCAAATAA
- a CDS encoding DNA topology modulation protein, with product MKKIAVIGSGGSGKSTFSRKLGKKLSIEVFHLDAVLWKPDWEAVTKEQQKIIQHQLIAKSQWIIDGNYNGTLDIRLRAADCIIFMDLPRSLCLYRVLLRMVRYRNKQRPDMATGCEEHFNFSFLKWVWMYPIDKRPGVLKKLEQYHGKKEIIILKSPKEAQQFLENIKSESTVTIP from the coding sequence ATGAAGAAAATCGCGGTGATCGGTTCCGGAGGCTCCGGCAAATCGACTTTTTCAAGAAAATTGGGTAAAAAACTATCCATCGAAGTATTCCATCTCGATGCGGTGTTATGGAAACCCGATTGGGAAGCTGTTACAAAAGAACAGCAAAAGATCATCCAGCATCAATTGATCGCCAAATCCCAATGGATTATCGACGGCAACTATAATGGAACTCTCGATATTCGCCTTCGGGCGGCTGATTGTATCATTTTCATGGATCTCCCCCGTTCGCTTTGCCTGTACCGTGTGCTTTTGCGCATGGTGCGCTACCGCAACAAGCAACGGCCAGATATGGCTACCGGCTGTGAAGAACATTTTAATTTCAGTTTTTTAAAGTGGGTGTGGATGTATCCGATTGACAAACGGCCGGGTGTTTTGAAAAAACTTGAACAGTATCATGGGAAAAAAGAAATTATTATTTTAAAATCCCCTAAAGAAGCTCAGCAATTCTTAGAGAATATAAAAAGCGAGAGCACCGTTACAATTCCGTAG
- a CDS encoding 4-hydroxy-3-methylbut-2-enyl diphosphate reductase gives MKVMKISPRGYCYGVVDAMVIAKNAAMDETLPRPIYILGMIVHNKHVTDAFEADGIITLDGKNRLEILEKVESGTVIFTAHGVSPQVRELAKRKGLVSIDATCPDVTVTHDLIREKTAEGYQIVYIGKSGHPEPEGAIGVAPDMVHLVETVEDVNKLELDSEKIIVTNQTTMSQWDVVDMMKRLKEKFPHSEVHKEICLATQVRQEAVATQAPEADLLIVIGDPMSNNSNRLAQVSQDIAGTPAYRISDLSELKLEWLDGIETVAITAGASTPTPIVKEVMAFLDKYDPEDPATHDLARSVPLNKILPKIKHPKPSDRIEPYPVNE, from the coding sequence ATGAAAGTAATGAAAATATCTCCAAGAGGGTATTGCTATGGAGTGGTTGACGCAATGGTTATTGCAAAAAATGCGGCAATGGACGAAACTTTGCCCCGCCCTATTTATATACTAGGCATGATTGTACACAACAAGCACGTAACAGATGCATTTGAAGCGGATGGCATCATTACATTGGATGGCAAAAACCGGCTTGAAATTCTGGAGAAAGTCGAATCAGGAACCGTCATTTTTACAGCGCATGGTGTATCTCCTCAAGTGCGTGAATTGGCAAAACGGAAAGGCCTTGTATCCATTGATGCCACTTGCCCGGATGTTACGGTTACCCATGACTTGATCCGCGAAAAGACCGCCGAAGGCTACCAAATTGTCTATATCGGCAAAAGCGGCCACCCGGAACCGGAAGGCGCAATCGGCGTAGCTCCAGATATGGTCCATTTAGTGGAAACGGTTGAAGACGTCAATAAGCTGGAGCTGGACTCCGAAAAAATAATTGTCACCAATCAGACAACAATGAGTCAATGGGACGTTGTGGATATGATGAAGCGGCTGAAAGAAAAATTCCCGCATTCAGAAGTCCATAAAGAAATTTGCCTTGCTACGCAAGTGCGGCAAGAAGCGGTTGCCACTCAAGCACCAGAGGCTGACTTGCTGATTGTCATCGGAGACCCGATGAGCAATAACTCGAACCGCCTCGCTCAAGTTTCCCAGGATATCGCGGGCACTCCTGCCTACCGGATTTCCGACTTGTCCGAGTTGAAACTGGAATGGCTGGATGGCATTGAAACTGTGGCGATCACCGCTGGCGCATCAACTCCGACGCCGATCGTCAAAGAAGTGATGGCATTCCTTGATAAATACGATCCGGAAGACCCAGCGACGCATGATTTGGCTCGCAGTGTACCACTCAATAAAATACTGCCAAAAATTAAGCACCCTAAACCTTCTGATCGTATTGAACCGTATCCGGTCAATGAGTAA
- a CDS encoding DEAD/DEAH box helicase → MTKFSDFNLKPFILEAVEKLGFTEPTPIQREIMPHILKGSSAIGQSHTGTGKTHSFIIPIAERIDTSKQEVQAVICAPTRELGTQIYAEMMKLVEGSDIEVKSFIGGTDKQRSINKLKTQPHIVIGTPGRLRDLVKENALLVHTGKILVVDEADLAFDLGFIEEIDQVAGKMQDKLEMYVFSATIPEKLKPFLKKYMESPIHIKIGDKRPTAEGLDFYLVPARSKRKVERLKEIMGIINPYLAIIFVNTKTNADYVAGELGKAGIRVGRVHGDLAPRERVKMMKQIRDLEYQYIVATDLAARGIDIQGVSHVINYEFPEDLEFFVHRVGRTARAGMKGLAITIFNPEEEDAVVRVEKMGIPFQQKDIVKGEFVDLKERHSRKTRVRTQNEADAKAKTMVHKPKAVKPGYKKKMKWKMDEIKKVERRKNRKK, encoded by the coding sequence ATGACAAAATTTAGTGATTTTAACTTAAAGCCGTTTATACTTGAAGCGGTAGAAAAACTAGGATTTACAGAACCGACACCGATTCAAAGAGAAATCATGCCTCATATATTGAAAGGCAGCTCTGCAATCGGGCAATCCCATACAGGTACAGGGAAGACACATAGTTTCATCATCCCGATCGCAGAGCGCATCGATACGAGCAAACAGGAAGTACAGGCTGTGATCTGCGCACCGACTCGCGAACTGGGAACTCAGATCTACGCAGAAATGATGAAGCTTGTCGAAGGATCAGACATCGAAGTGAAAAGCTTTATCGGCGGTACGGACAAACAGCGTTCGATCAATAAACTGAAGACACAGCCGCATATCGTCATCGGCACGCCAGGGCGTTTGAGAGATTTAGTAAAAGAAAACGCGCTTTTGGTCCACACAGGCAAAATCCTCGTTGTAGATGAAGCAGATCTGGCTTTCGACCTCGGATTTATCGAAGAAATCGACCAAGTAGCAGGCAAAATGCAGGACAAGCTTGAGATGTACGTTTTCTCCGCCACGATTCCTGAGAAATTGAAACCATTCCTGAAAAAATACATGGAATCTCCTATCCATATTAAAATTGGTGATAAACGGCCGACTGCAGAAGGGCTGGATTTCTATCTGGTGCCGGCACGAAGCAAACGCAAAGTGGAACGCTTGAAAGAAATTATGGGCATCATCAATCCGTATTTGGCCATTATCTTTGTCAATACGAAGACCAACGCCGATTATGTAGCAGGAGAACTGGGGAAAGCAGGCATCCGCGTTGGACGCGTGCACGGCGATCTTGCGCCGCGGGAACGTGTGAAAATGATGAAACAAATCCGCGATTTGGAATACCAATATATCGTTGCAACGGATTTAGCGGCTCGCGGCATTGATATCCAAGGAGTCAGTCACGTCATCAACTACGAATTTCCGGAAGACCTGGAATTCTTTGTCCACCGTGTTGGCCGTACGGCCCGTGCAGGCATGAAAGGCTTGGCCATTACGATTTTCAACCCGGAAGAAGAAGATGCGGTCGTCCGCGTTGAAAAAATGGGCATTCCATTCCAGCAAAAAGACATCGTCAAAGGCGAATTTGTCGATTTGAAAGAGCGCCACAGCCGAAAAACACGTGTAAGAACTCAAAACGAAGCCGATGCTAAAGCTAAGACAATGGTTCATAAGCCGAAAGCGGTTAAACCGGGATATAAAAAGAAAATGAAGTGGAAAATGGATGAAATCAAAAAAGTGGAACGACGCAAAAACCGCAAAAAGTAA
- a CDS encoding deoxyribonuclease IV translates to MLLGSHVSMSGKKMLLAASEEATSYGASTFMIYTGAPQNTRRKPIEELNIEAGQAHMAANNLSNIIVHAPYIINIGNSLKPETFGLGVEFLQKEIERTAALGAKQIVLHPGAHVGAGTEAGIAKIIEGLNEVLTQDFPVNIALETMAGKGTECGRSFEEIAAIINGVTHNERLSVCFDTCHTHDAGYNIKEDFDGVLEEFDRLVGIERLQVLHINDSKNIRGAGKDRHENIGFGEIGFEALNGIVHHPDLMHVPKILETPYVGADAKSKKPPYAFEIEMFKRGIFTPGVIEELKAPL, encoded by the coding sequence ATGTTATTAGGATCACATGTATCAATGAGCGGCAAGAAAATGCTGCTGGCAGCCAGTGAAGAAGCCACCTCTTATGGAGCCAGCACTTTCATGATTTATACCGGTGCGCCGCAGAACACGCGCCGCAAACCGATCGAAGAGCTGAATATTGAAGCGGGGCAAGCGCATATGGCTGCGAATAATCTGTCGAATATCATTGTCCATGCCCCTTATATTATCAATATCGGCAATTCCTTAAAACCTGAAACTTTTGGGCTTGGAGTGGAATTTCTGCAAAAAGAAATTGAACGCACAGCGGCATTGGGGGCCAAACAGATTGTCTTGCATCCCGGTGCACATGTAGGAGCAGGAACTGAAGCTGGCATTGCGAAAATCATCGAAGGCTTGAACGAAGTGCTGACGCAGGATTTCCCGGTTAATATTGCATTGGAAACAATGGCTGGAAAAGGCACTGAATGCGGCAGGAGCTTTGAGGAGATCGCTGCCATCATCAACGGCGTCACCCATAATGAGCGCCTGTCTGTTTGTTTCGATACTTGCCATACGCATGATGCAGGCTACAATATTAAAGAAGATTTTGACGGAGTGCTGGAAGAGTTTGACCGCCTTGTCGGCATCGAGCGCCTGCAAGTGCTGCATATCAACGACAGCAAGAACATCCGCGGGGCTGGAAAAGACCGCCATGAAAATATCGGGTTCGGGGAAATTGGCTTTGAAGCGTTGAATGGGATTGTCCACCATCCCGATTTAATGCATGTGCCTAAAATCCTGGAAACGCCTTATGTCGGCGCCGATGCAAAAAGCAAAAAACCGCCTTACGCTTTTGAAATCGAAATGTTCAAAAGAGGGATATTCACTCCAGGCGTAATAGAAGAATTGAAAGCTCCGCTTTAA
- a CDS encoding metal ABC transporter ATP-binding protein produces MDAPLINIKDISFEYEQTKALENISLKVEKGDFLAILGPNGSGKSTLLKIMLGLIKPTKGTIELFGEDSKNFKNREWVGYVSQKSNSFNSGFPATVEEIVAGGLAKKTGLFHRLPRNYKEEVHHALVAVGMESFTGRSVSELSGGQQQRIFIARALVAKPKVLILDEPTVGIDHQNVQSFYNMLASLNRDKGITLVLVTHDVDTVTDKITHVACLNQTIHFHGFKDQLHTMSDAQREAWYGHSVRKIHHIGGVHTHD; encoded by the coding sequence ATGGACGCGCCATTAATCAACATTAAAGATATCAGTTTTGAATATGAACAAACGAAAGCTCTGGAGAATATTTCACTTAAAGTGGAAAAAGGGGATTTTTTGGCGATTCTTGGACCGAATGGCTCCGGAAAATCAACGTTGTTGAAAATTATGCTCGGTTTGATCAAGCCGACAAAGGGCACCATCGAGCTGTTCGGTGAGGACTCGAAAAACTTTAAAAATCGGGAATGGGTCGGGTATGTCTCGCAAAAGTCGAATTCCTTCAATTCGGGATTTCCAGCGACCGTTGAAGAAATCGTGGCAGGCGGCCTTGCGAAAAAGACCGGATTATTTCATCGGCTGCCGAGAAACTACAAAGAAGAAGTTCATCATGCTTTGGTAGCGGTCGGCATGGAATCTTTCACTGGCCGGAGCGTCAGCGAGTTGTCCGGCGGGCAGCAGCAGCGGATTTTTATCGCCCGCGCTTTAGTGGCCAAACCGAAAGTGCTGATTCTGGATGAGCCGACTGTCGGCATTGACCACCAGAACGTCCAGTCATTTTACAATATGCTGGCGTCGCTGAACCGTGACAAAGGAATTACACTTGTTCTGGTGACACATGATGTTGATACAGTGACGGATAAAATTACACATGTGGCGTGTTTGAACCAGACCATCCACTTCCATGGATTTAAAGACCAGCTCCATACGATGAGTGATGCACAGCGCGAAGCCTGGTATGGCCATTCTGTCCGGAAAATTCACCATATCGGAGGAGTTCATACCCATGATTAA
- a CDS encoding metal ABC transporter permease translates to MINAIFTYEFLQNAFASGIIIGVIAPLLGVFIVVRRLSLIADALSHVTLAGIAGSLYLSQSVAAFALLNPLFLGIAASVGGSILIERLRSLYKHYEELAIPIILSAGIGFGAIFISLAQGFSNDLFGYLFGSVSAVSREDLMIVSGIAVVVLMFILLFFKELFVLSFDDEYAKASGLPAKWIHFLFMIVTALVISGSMRIVGILLVSSLMTIPVAAAMRVSKSFKQTIWLSILFGEISVITGLVTAFYFNLAPGGTIVVTSILLLLIVIGYKKISVSMKKGAVA, encoded by the coding sequence ATGATTAATGCTATTTTTACGTATGAGTTTCTGCAAAATGCTTTTGCATCCGGAATTATTATCGGGGTGATTGCACCGCTCCTCGGCGTTTTCATCGTGGTGCGCCGTTTATCCCTGATTGCCGATGCTCTAAGTCATGTAACGTTAGCCGGAATCGCGGGAAGTTTGTACTTAAGTCAAAGTGTCGCTGCGTTTGCTTTATTGAATCCGCTGTTTCTCGGAATTGCAGCGTCGGTCGGCGGTTCTATTTTAATTGAGCGGCTGAGAAGTTTGTACAAACATTATGAAGAACTTGCGATTCCGATCATTCTTTCCGCCGGAATCGGCTTCGGCGCCATTTTTATTTCATTGGCACAAGGCTTTTCGAATGATTTGTTCGGTTACCTTTTTGGTTCGGTATCCGCAGTCAGCAGGGAAGATTTGATGATCGTTTCCGGCATCGCCGTCGTCGTGCTGATGTTCATCTTGTTGTTTTTCAAAGAGCTGTTTGTCTTGTCGTTTGATGATGAGTACGCAAAAGCTTCCGGCTTGCCGGCTAAATGGATCCATTTTCTCTTTATGATCGTGACGGCACTAGTCATCTCCGGATCGATGCGGATTGTAGGGATTTTATTGGTCTCATCGCTGATGACCATTCCGGTAGCTGCAGCGATGCGCGTTTCAAAAAGCTTCAAGCAGACGATTTGGCTATCGATTCTTTTCGGGGAAATCTCGGTGATTACCGGACTTGTAACGGCTTTCTATTTTAATTTGGCACCTGGAGGCACCATTGTTGTGACATCGATTTTATTGCTGTTAATCGTCATTGGCTATAAAAAGATCTCTGTTTCAATGAAAAAGGGGGCAGTTGCGTGA
- a CDS encoding Fur family transcriptional regulator, with translation MNISKAWEILKENGYKETSKRTQILELFSNDERYLTARDLLDVMQKDYPSMSFDTVYRNLATFVSLGILEETELSGERHFRMQCESDHHHHHFICMDCGKIKEIPVCPMDMLGAALPAYEIANHKFEIYGKCPACK, from the coding sequence GTGAACATCTCAAAAGCATGGGAGATATTAAAGGAAAACGGCTATAAGGAAACATCTAAACGTACGCAGATTTTGGAGCTTTTTTCAAATGATGAACGCTATTTGACGGCCCGCGACCTATTGGACGTAATGCAAAAAGATTATCCGAGCATGAGTTTTGATACGGTCTATCGCAATCTTGCAACTTTTGTTTCACTCGGCATTCTGGAAGAAACCGAGTTGTCCGGTGAACGCCATTTCCGCATGCAATGCGAAAGTGACCATCACCACCATCATTTCATTTGCATGGATTGCGGTAAAATTAAAGAAATTCCGGTATGCCCAATGGATATGTTGGGTGCAGCATTGCCTGCATACGAAATCGCTAATCATAAATTTGAGATCTACGGGAAATGCCCGGCGTGTAAGTGA